The proteins below are encoded in one region of Plutella xylostella chromosome Z, ilPluXylo3.1, whole genome shotgun sequence:
- the LOC125491164 gene encoding uncharacterized protein LOC125491164: MSNADASPFNRSSRTARSPPPASSCTRDHQHHDEKPEPPVIEVISTPEIQKWMAHIESCLNEVCIISTEGKLNSDQKLRIATLCRKIGAGTSQMAVQYQSVKQHAISAQEKIKHLYEQGGVRKCLEALNTSIQDVCKNQPISRSSQPSFADVIKKGNNQVIRPSNSSSIAIFPANKEKSSEDTKNLVQKIISPEELKLHVSSVRKTKNGGVIISTERKEDIQKLKQCEKFNSSGLTISEVSKRKPRIVIIDVPNNLSNNQVIDYLYEQNIADHFPNSERESIVSNIKLSHLSGKKGGLYSNYILEVPADLRKLLISQRRVYLHWSSCPVRDYTYVSRCFKCQQYGHSAKFCREPESTCGHCGQVGHTIKECPQTTEPPVCATCLRFKKPSDHKTGEEACPARKFAELKMINSTDYEVPTCGLI; encoded by the coding sequence ATGTCGAACGCGGATGCGAGCCCGTTCAACCGCAGCTCCAGGACTGCCCGGAGCCCCCCTCCTGCCTCTTCCTGCACGAGGGACCATCAGCAtcatgacgaaaaaccagaaCCGCCAGTGATAGAAGTTATTTCGACCCCTGAGATTCAAAAATGGATGGCTCATATAGAAAGTTGTCTAAATGAGGTCTGCATTATCTCTACTGAAGGAAAACTTAATTCGGACCAGAAGTTACGAATAGCCACCCTATGCCGTAAGATTGGTGCTGGGACCTCACAAATGGCTGTGCAATATCAATCAGTGAAGCAGCACGCGATCTCAGCCCAGGAGAAGATTAAACATCTTTATGAACAAGGAGGTGTACGAAAGTGTCTCGAAGCCCTCAACACTTCGATCCAAGACGTGTGCAAGAATCAGCCGATTTCAAGAAGCAGCCAGCCTTCCTTTGCGGATGTTATCAAAAAGGGTAACAACCAGGTCATTAGACCTTCAAACTCCAGCTCTATAGCCATTTTCCCAGctaataaagaaaaaagtaGTGAAGATACCAAAAACTTAGTCCAAAAAATTATCAGCCCTGAAGAATTAAAACTGCACGTGAGTAGCGTCAGGAAAACAAAGAACGGTGGCGTCATTATAAGCACTGAAAGAAAGGAAGATATCCAGAAACTGAAGCAATGCGAAAAGTTCAACTCTTCTGGCCTAACTATCTCAGAGGTCAGCAAACGGAAACCAAGAATTGTTATTATTGATGTCCCCAATAACTTAAGTAATAATCAAGTAATAGATTACTTATATGAACAGAATATAGCTGACCATTTCCCAAACTCAGAACGAGAGTCTATAGTAAGCAATATTAAACTAAGTCATCTCTCAGGAAAAAAAGGAGGCCTATATTCTAACTATATTTTGGAAGTCCCAGCTGACTTAAGGAAACTACTGATATCACAGCGTCGAGTATATCTTCACTGGTCATCATGCCCCGTTAGAGACTACACATATGTCTCGAGGTGCTTCAAGTGCCAGCAATATGGCCACTCAGCCAAATTTTGCCGAGAGCCCGAGTCAACTTGTGGTCACTGCGGACAAGTCGGCCATACCATCAAAGAGTGCCCCCAGACAACTGAGCCCCCAGTATGTGCGACGTGCCTCCGCTTCAAAAAACCTAGTGACCATAAAACCGGCGAGGAAGCCTGTCCGGCTAGGAAATTTGCCGAATTGAAGATGATCAACTCTACTGATTATGAGGTCCCTACGTGCGGTCTAATTTAA